From Dermochelys coriacea isolate rDerCor1 chromosome 9, rDerCor1.pri.v4, whole genome shotgun sequence, one genomic window encodes:
- the MORC4 gene encoding MORC family CW-type zinc finger protein 4 isoform X2, producing the protein MPFQAKRAHGSSSGTSAEIKMGSLNWTLLQTSMTFGYQTSAWRNQKMPGGRFLLALRRFKSPLHQKRSTPYGHTAVSVPEAPHADVLRQKKVKTQLISKSLANIEYDVYRPTSTNKRVKITFGFNCKNNSHYGIMMYHNNRLIKSYERVGCQMKGDGMGVIGVIECNFLKPAHNKQDFEESKEYRRTITALGQKLNTYWKAKVTQMNLGSSSAANMIAGRPDQTWVQCEECLKWRKLPDKVDPASLPEKWFCHLHPHPKYKNCSAPEEQEPSDEEMTSYDRKSRKQEQTADRKRRRSSSSLENLEYQVLSTTPEPCPAHNNSVTGVAKQEPTEEGPVGIAGSLTPPPALDKISAIYLTTGPLEQNIPQTASKHNLSTEEKLLEKRKRYRERIDPSPPDLSSSSPRTSFERDSSAEADQDQECSESDEDDESVEDSIDSRLVREHLDALSGTNHAGDASHNGGLCPTKETPASLSHLEGEQKETAVDQVELEEEMPALISENQAADKNVCVNTCGNVEEVDKRPFVAVVGISKAAVDGEAPIQLIPFGWEEKIDKAKVEEKSRSHNNPPPDGDKGGGDLQVPKTTNQRDMVEQEELRQTAENFSVELKMVSAERDLLQGKVEELEQEKCHLKTDFLKSQQEVATLRAQETEGLYWSKKHMGYRQAELQELKAQLERTIEEKTELKERLKETEMHLEVLREAHVSCRSPERGDLKSTMEKLKNLRRNVSQLLSLVLPHLELQDVNYESDQIDEILQTVLETNRMSE; encoded by the exons ATGCCATTCCAGGCAAAAAGGGCACACGGATCCTCATCTGGAACATCCGCAG AAATAAAGATGGGAAGCCTGAATTGGACTTTGTTACAGACCAGTATGACATTCGGATATCAGACTTCAGCATGGAGGAATCAGAAAATGCCGGGAGGAAGGTTCCTCCTCGCCTTGAGAAGGTTCAAGAGTCCTTTGCACCAGAAACGGAGTACTCCTTACGG gcataCTGCAGTATCTGTACCTGAAGCCCCGCATGCAGATGTTCTGCGACAGAAGAAAGTGAAGACTCAGCTGATCTCCAAGAGCTTGGCCAATATTGAATATGATGTATACAGACCTACCTCCACA AACAAGAGGGTGAAGATCACCTTTGGGTTTAATTGCAAGAACAATAGCCACTACGGGATCATGATGTATCACAACAACCGACTCATAAAGTCCTATGAGAGGGTGGGCTGCCAAATGAAG GGGGATGGCATGGGCGTGATTGGGGTGATTGAATGCAACTTCTTGAAACCAGCACACAACAAACAGGACTTTGAAGAAAGCAAGGAATACCG ACGGACAATTACTGCACTGGGACAGAAACTCAATACTTACTGGAAGGCGAAGGTGACGCAGATGAACTTGGGTAGTTCCAGTGCCGCCAACATGATAGC AGGGAGACCAGACCAGACTTGGGTGCAGTGTGAGGAGTGTCTGAAATGGAGGAAGCTCCCTGACAAGGTTGATCCTGCATCATTACCTGAGAAGTGGTTTTGTcatctccatccccaccccaagtACAA AAACTGCTCAGCACCTGAGGAGCAGGAGCCCAGTGATGAGGAGATGACCAGCTATGACCGAAAATCCAGGAAACA AGAGCAGACCGCAGATAGAAAGAGGAGGAGGTCGTCGTCATCTTTGGAGAACCTGGAATACCAG GTATTATCCACTACTCCAGAGCCCTGTCCTGCTCACAATAACAGTGTAACAGGTGTGGCAAAGCAAGAGCCCACGGAAGAGGGGCCTGTTGGGATTGCTGGCTctctcactcctccccctgctctTGACAAGATCAGTGCTATCTATCTGACTACTGGGCCTTTGGAGCAAAATATACCACAGACAGCAAG CAAGCATAACCTATCTACGGAAGAAAAGCTGCTGGAAAAGCGGAAGCGATATCGGGAGCGGATAGACCCGTCCCCCCCAGATCTGAGCAGTTCCAGCCCCCGCACTTCTTTTGAAAGGGACAGCTCTGCTGAAGCAGACCAGGACCAGGAATGCAGCGAGTCTGACGAGGATGATGAGAGTGTAGAGGACAGCATAGACTCCCGCCTAGTCAGAGAACATCTGGATGCACTCAGTGGCACCAACCACGCTGGGGATGCTTCACACAATGGGGGTCTCTGTCCTACCAAAGAGACACCAGCAAGTCTCAGTCACTTAGAAGGAGAGCAAAAGGAGACTGCAGTGGACCAGGTGGAACTGGAAGAGGAAATGCCGGCCTTAATATCAGAAAACCAGGCAGCAGATAAGAACGTCTGTGTAAATACATGTGGGAATGTGGAGGAGGTGGACAAGAGGCCCTTTGTGGCTGTTGTTGGTATTTCAAAGGCTGCTGTGGATGGTGAAGCTCCCATTCAGCTAATCCCTtttgggtgggaggagaaaattGATAAAGCAAAGGTTGAGGAGAAGTCCCGGAGCCACAACAATCCTCCCCCTGATGGGGACAAAGGAGGAGGAGACTTGCAGGTACCAAAGACCACAAATCAGAGGGATATGGTGGAGCAGGAGGAGCTGAGACAAACTGCGGAGAATTTCTCAGTGGAGCTGAAGATGGTCTCAGCGGAACGGGATTTGCTCCAGGGCAAG GTGGAAGAACTAGAGCAGGAGAAGTGCCACCTGAAGACAGATTTCTTGAAAAGCCAACAGGAGGTGGCAACGCTTAGGGCTCAGGAAACCGAAGGCTTGTATTGGAGCAAGAAACACATGGGTTACCGCCAGGCTGAACTGCAAGAGCTGAAGGCTCAGCTGGAGAGGACCATAGAGGAAAAGACCGAGCTGAAGGAGAGGCTCAAGGAGACAGAGATGCACCTGGAGGTGCTTAGGGAGGCACATGTCTCCTGCAGGAGCCCAGAGAGAGGAGACTTGAAAAG CACTATGGAGAAGCTGAAGAACCTGCGTAGGAATGTCAGCCAGCTCCTCTCGCTGGTCCTCCCTCACCTTGAGCTGCAGGATGTTAACTATGAGTCAGACCAGATTGATGAGATCTTGCAGACAGTGTTGGAGACTAACAGGATGTCAGAGTAG
- the MORC4 gene encoding MORC family CW-type zinc finger protein 4 isoform X1, which translates to MPFQAKRAHGSSSGTSAEIKMGSLNWTLLQTSMTFGYQTSAWRNQKMPGGRFLLALRRFKSPLHQKRSTPYGHTAVSVPEAPHADVLRQKKVKTQLISKSLANIEYDVYRPTSTNKRVKITFGFNCKNNSHYGIMMYHNNRLIKSYERVGCQMKGDGMGVIGVIECNFLKPAHNKQDFEESKEYRRTITALGQKLNTYWKAKVTQMNLGSSSAANMIAGRPDQTWVQCEECLKWRKLPDKVDPASLPEKWFCHLHPHPKYKNCSAPEEQEPSDEEMTSYDRKSRKHPAAASVHSTQPGGGEGNCSTSLHSSSREQTADRKRRRSSSSLENLEYQVLSTTPEPCPAHNNSVTGVAKQEPTEEGPVGIAGSLTPPPALDKISAIYLTTGPLEQNIPQTASKHNLSTEEKLLEKRKRYRERIDPSPPDLSSSSPRTSFERDSSAEADQDQECSESDEDDESVEDSIDSRLVREHLDALSGTNHAGDASHNGGLCPTKETPASLSHLEGEQKETAVDQVELEEEMPALISENQAADKNVCVNTCGNVEEVDKRPFVAVVGISKAAVDGEAPIQLIPFGWEEKIDKAKVEEKSRSHNNPPPDGDKGGGDLQVPKTTNQRDMVEQEELRQTAENFSVELKMVSAERDLLQGKVEELEQEKCHLKTDFLKSQQEVATLRAQETEGLYWSKKHMGYRQAELQELKAQLERTIEEKTELKERLKETEMHLEVLREAHVSCRSPERGDLKSTMEKLKNLRRNVSQLLSLVLPHLELQDVNYESDQIDEILQTVLETNRMSE; encoded by the exons ATGCCATTCCAGGCAAAAAGGGCACACGGATCCTCATCTGGAACATCCGCAG AAATAAAGATGGGAAGCCTGAATTGGACTTTGTTACAGACCAGTATGACATTCGGATATCAGACTTCAGCATGGAGGAATCAGAAAATGCCGGGAGGAAGGTTCCTCCTCGCCTTGAGAAGGTTCAAGAGTCCTTTGCACCAGAAACGGAGTACTCCTTACGG gcataCTGCAGTATCTGTACCTGAAGCCCCGCATGCAGATGTTCTGCGACAGAAGAAAGTGAAGACTCAGCTGATCTCCAAGAGCTTGGCCAATATTGAATATGATGTATACAGACCTACCTCCACA AACAAGAGGGTGAAGATCACCTTTGGGTTTAATTGCAAGAACAATAGCCACTACGGGATCATGATGTATCACAACAACCGACTCATAAAGTCCTATGAGAGGGTGGGCTGCCAAATGAAG GGGGATGGCATGGGCGTGATTGGGGTGATTGAATGCAACTTCTTGAAACCAGCACACAACAAACAGGACTTTGAAGAAAGCAAGGAATACCG ACGGACAATTACTGCACTGGGACAGAAACTCAATACTTACTGGAAGGCGAAGGTGACGCAGATGAACTTGGGTAGTTCCAGTGCCGCCAACATGATAGC AGGGAGACCAGACCAGACTTGGGTGCAGTGTGAGGAGTGTCTGAAATGGAGGAAGCTCCCTGACAAGGTTGATCCTGCATCATTACCTGAGAAGTGGTTTTGTcatctccatccccaccccaagtACAA AAACTGCTCAGCACCTGAGGAGCAGGAGCCCAGTGATGAGGAGATGACCAGCTATGACCGAAAATCCAGGAAACA tcctgctgctgcttctgtccaCTCAACCCAACcaggggggggagaaggaaactgCAGTACCTCTCTGCATAGCAGTTCAAG AGAGCAGACCGCAGATAGAAAGAGGAGGAGGTCGTCGTCATCTTTGGAGAACCTGGAATACCAG GTATTATCCACTACTCCAGAGCCCTGTCCTGCTCACAATAACAGTGTAACAGGTGTGGCAAAGCAAGAGCCCACGGAAGAGGGGCCTGTTGGGATTGCTGGCTctctcactcctccccctgctctTGACAAGATCAGTGCTATCTATCTGACTACTGGGCCTTTGGAGCAAAATATACCACAGACAGCAAG CAAGCATAACCTATCTACGGAAGAAAAGCTGCTGGAAAAGCGGAAGCGATATCGGGAGCGGATAGACCCGTCCCCCCCAGATCTGAGCAGTTCCAGCCCCCGCACTTCTTTTGAAAGGGACAGCTCTGCTGAAGCAGACCAGGACCAGGAATGCAGCGAGTCTGACGAGGATGATGAGAGTGTAGAGGACAGCATAGACTCCCGCCTAGTCAGAGAACATCTGGATGCACTCAGTGGCACCAACCACGCTGGGGATGCTTCACACAATGGGGGTCTCTGTCCTACCAAAGAGACACCAGCAAGTCTCAGTCACTTAGAAGGAGAGCAAAAGGAGACTGCAGTGGACCAGGTGGAACTGGAAGAGGAAATGCCGGCCTTAATATCAGAAAACCAGGCAGCAGATAAGAACGTCTGTGTAAATACATGTGGGAATGTGGAGGAGGTGGACAAGAGGCCCTTTGTGGCTGTTGTTGGTATTTCAAAGGCTGCTGTGGATGGTGAAGCTCCCATTCAGCTAATCCCTtttgggtgggaggagaaaattGATAAAGCAAAGGTTGAGGAGAAGTCCCGGAGCCACAACAATCCTCCCCCTGATGGGGACAAAGGAGGAGGAGACTTGCAGGTACCAAAGACCACAAATCAGAGGGATATGGTGGAGCAGGAGGAGCTGAGACAAACTGCGGAGAATTTCTCAGTGGAGCTGAAGATGGTCTCAGCGGAACGGGATTTGCTCCAGGGCAAG GTGGAAGAACTAGAGCAGGAGAAGTGCCACCTGAAGACAGATTTCTTGAAAAGCCAACAGGAGGTGGCAACGCTTAGGGCTCAGGAAACCGAAGGCTTGTATTGGAGCAAGAAACACATGGGTTACCGCCAGGCTGAACTGCAAGAGCTGAAGGCTCAGCTGGAGAGGACCATAGAGGAAAAGACCGAGCTGAAGGAGAGGCTCAAGGAGACAGAGATGCACCTGGAGGTGCTTAGGGAGGCACATGTCTCCTGCAGGAGCCCAGAGAGAGGAGACTTGAAAAG CACTATGGAGAAGCTGAAGAACCTGCGTAGGAATGTCAGCCAGCTCCTCTCGCTGGTCCTCCCTCACCTTGAGCTGCAGGATGTTAACTATGAGTCAGACCAGATTGATGAGATCTTGCAGACAGTGTTGGAGACTAACAGGATGTCAGAGTAG